ACCCAAAAAGCGGGAAGACCTGAGTTTTTGGACGGGTGATATTTTCAAAGTAAAATCCAAAATCATCGCTGTGATGGGTATGGATTGTGCCATGGGTAAGCGTACCACCGCCCGTATGCTCACACAGATGTGTAAGAAAAATACCATGAAAGCTGAAATGGTATATACCGGCCAAACCGGCTGGCTACAAGGCGGGAAATACGGATTTATTTTTGACGCTACCCTCAATGACTTTGTGTCGGGTGAACTCGAAAATGCAATAGTATCTGCCTGGAAAGAAACCGAAGCTGATTTTATTTTTCTGGAAGGCCAATCTTCTCTGCGAAACCCAAGCGGGCCGTGTGGTTTTGAATATCTTATATCAGGAAATGCTAAATTTGTGGTTTTGCTACATTCACCCAAACGTAAATATTTTGACGATGATGAGCATTGGGGCGAAATACCCTCTGTTGAATCGGAAATAGAATTGATAGAAAAACTTGGCTCAAAAGTGATTGCCCTGGCTCTTCATACTGAAAAATGTAGTGATGCCGAAGCAATAGATTTTCAGAAGTATTATGAGGAAAAGCTAAAAATACCTGTACTTTTACCCATTCAGGAAGGGGTAGAAAAACTATTGCCCGTATTGAAAGCTTTGAAATAAATTTATTAAATATCCTCAGCATTCCATTTGGAGAGTGGGTGGGGCGGTCCGACGTATCGGTGAGGTAAAAAATGAAAATAAAAAACATAAAACCCTATCTAAAACACCTTCCACTTACCAAGCCTTACACTATCGCTTATAACACTTTTACAGATGTAGAGCTGGTTTTTTTAGAAATTGAGCTTGAAAATGGAATCATTGGAATTGGTTCTGCAAGTCCTGCTGAAGAAGTAGTTGGGGAGACGTCAGCTCAAACTTTGGGTAACTTAAATACAGAGTTTGTTCCAAACCTTATTGGCCGGGATATCCGACATTTTAAACAAATAATTTTTGAAACGCATCAACATTTTCCAAATTTACCTGGTACGCAGGCTGCCATTGATATTGCCCTTCATGATACTTTCGGGAAATTTCTGGGTATTTCTATATCTGACTTTTATGGACAAAAAATAGAATCCCTGCCCACATCGGTCACCATTGGCATTATGAATGTGGTAGAAACCCTGAAAGAAGCCGAGAAGTTTAAAAATCTGGGTTTTAGAATTTTGAAAGTAAAAACCGGTCACAATGTTGAAGAAGACATTGAGCGTTTGAAAAAAATCCATGAAAAATACGGCAATAGCTTTAAAGTGAGAGTTGATGCCAACCAGGGTTACAATGTAAATGAACTTTTAAAGTTTGTAAGAAATACCGAAAAACTGGGTTTGGAATTGATAGAGCAGCCTGTTCCAGTAGGCAGAGAAAAAGATTTGATGAAAATCGACAACGAAATCAGGCAGATTTTGTGTGGTGACGAGTCGATGAAAAACCCCAAATATGCTTTGATGTTTGCCTCCGAGCCAAAACCATTTGGGATTTACAACATCAAACTTATGAAGTGCGGAGGCTTAATAGGTGCATTTGAAATCGCCAACATTGCCCAAAATGCGGGCATAGATTTGTTTTGGGGTTGTAATGATGAAAGTATAGTCAGCATTACAGCGGCACTACATGCTGCCTATTGTTGTCCTAATACCAAGTACATTGACCTTGACGGAAGTTTTGATCTTGCTGAGGACTTGGTGAATGGTGGTTTTAGCATAGATGACGGGTATTTAAGAATCAATAAAAAGCCTGGATTTGGATTTGAGAAAAACAAATGAAATGCCGCCGGCAGAAAGTATATAGCCAATTAGAAATAAAATGACTAAACTCGAAGCAAAAATAGGATTAAGGTCTGCCAGTATTTTGGTGGTGAGTGTGATTGTGGGATCGGGGGTTTTTAAGAAAATAGCCCCGATGTCAGCTGAGCTGGGTTCACCTATTCTGTTGATTCTATGCTGGGTTTTGGCCGGGATTATTAGTCTGTTTGGAGCACTCTCTACCGCCGAAATGGCCAGTATGTATCCCAATAGCGGAGGCGAATATCAATATTTTCAAAAGATTTACGGTCGTTTTTTTGCGTTTACTTATGGCTGGGGCAATTTTACGGTCATGAAATCAGCAGCCATTGCTGCATTGGCCTATATTTTCGCAGAATCTCTCAATAGTCTGGTACACTTTCCGGTAATTGCTTATGAGATTAATCTTTTTGGAATAAATTTTCTTGAAAATGCTTCCATAAAAATCCTTGCTTCAGGATTGATTTTAGTTTTGACCTGGTTCAATTTCCGTGGAGTTACCGTAGCCGAAAAACTAAGTAATGGCTTGACCTATCTCATGTTTGCCGCGGTTCTGATTTTTATAGTTTTGGATTAAGCTCAGGAATCGGAAGCTGGACAAATCTAACTCAAAAAAGCCTAAATTTTGACCATTCGAAACTGGAAGGTTGGGGAATACTGAAAGCCATGACTATTGCGAGTTTGGGTGCTTTTTGGGGCTACGAAGGCTGGAATCACATTGGTTACATAGGTGAGGAGGTTAAAAATCCTAAGAAGAACCTTCCGCTGGCTCTGACTTTTGGCACTTTGATAGTTATTTTGATTTACGTGATGCTGAATGTAGTATTTGCCTACACCCTTCCAATCGATTATTTCATTGGCTTGAATGATTCCCCCAATAAAATAGCCGCAATAGAAGTGGCCAATACGCTTTGGGTGGGCGTTGGCGGAGTCTTCATTGCAGGATTGATAGTGGTTACTACGCTTAATTCCACCAATAGCTCCATACTAATGTCGGCAAGGATCTTGTACGCCATGGCCAGAGACGGTTTGTTTTTCAAAAAGGCAGATTCCGTGCATAAAAATTATCATACGCCCGATGTGGCCTTATGGTTGCAGGCGTTTTGGTCCGTGCTATTGGTGTGGTCAGGTAGTTTTGATCAACTCACTGATATGCTGGTGTTTGCATCCTTTATTTATTATGGAGCCACTGCTCTCGGGGTTATTATTTTAAGGATTAAAGCTCCTGATGAGGAAAGAAATTATCGGGTTCCTTTATATCCTTTCATTCCTGCCATCTTTGTGATTTTCTGCATTATACTTTTGATAATCACCATTTTTAATCAACCCAAAGAGGCACTTTTTGGATTATTTCTGATTTTTTCGGGAACACCTTTTTATTTTTTCTGGAGGAATAGAAAATCTTTTTAGAACCTAAAAGGCATAAATATAAACAATAACCTAGAATTCAGGAACTTATTGGCCTAAATCCATACTACGAACTCAGTGAAAAGCTGCGAAAACTACTTATATTCTTTCCAACTTAATAGGGTAGGTTTTCTTAGAGGCCCACTGCGGAATATACAGATTTTCGTCAGAGTCAACACACACATCATGGGGATGAAGGAATACACGGGCGGGGTCTTGCTTGCTTTGAGTTTGCAGTTTGCCGTTGACATAGCTTGGCTCTGTGGCACCTGGTGAGGAGATGACCTTATTGTTTTTATCCAGAATCTGAATGTATCCCGAGTCAGCAATACTCTCCGAAGTGGAGCGATAAACCGCACCATAGAGATTTTGACCCTTTAATACCGGCCTGCAAATGAAGGAACCGGGTAGGTCAATCTGCGAAAGGAAGTTGCCATTGAGGTCAAACTGTTTCCAGCACTGCTGCTGTCTGGAAGTGATAATAAGGGTGGTTTTATTTTTGATGCGGGTATCAAACAGAATGCCGTGATTGCATTTAAACTGGCCTGGGGCGTCACCATTGCCACCAAAATGACGGATATATTTTCCTTTGGAATTGTACTGAATCACAAAGTTTTTACCATAACCATCTACCACAAATATATCGCCATTCACTGGATTTACTGCCGATTCTGTAGGGACAAACTGCCCCGGATATTGGTATTCGCCGGTTTCCTTTGGATATTCTATTTTGAAAATTTCACGTCCTTTTAGGTCAGTTTTAATGACCTGATTTCTTGCATTGTCACAAATCAAAAGAAACTGCTCGCTACCCTGATTAAAAATCGTAAGGCCATGAGCTCCGGGATAACTATTGCCCCAGGTTTCAAGCAATTTTCCCGATTTATCATAAATCAAAATATTGTTTTTGGTCTCATTGGTACACATAATAAGCCTGCCTTTCGCATCTTCAACCATCTCATGGCAGTCGTTCACGGGGTTTTTACCTGCATCCAATATACCCCAGCCTATCTTTACTTTGTATTTGTGGCTATTGTGACCTATAATTATTTCATCATTTTTGCCAAAGCTTAGACCAGGCATGGGTTGTAACAAGGAGCTCGCTCCGCTGATTTTAAGGAAGTTTCGTCTGTTGAGATACAAGTGTTAATAAAAGGTTGAGAACCAAAGATATTAAGATTCACCAAACTTTACAAAAAAGACAAAAAATTAAGGAATTCAGTTGGCAGTGTTGGTAAGGTCAGTGAAATTCTGTGTTCTGACCTTGAACCTTGGACGACCCTCATCTGTAAGTATTATGAAGCTATTCGAAATTGTTCTGCCATGCGGGAAGATATACCCGCCCTGAATATTTTCGTTAATGGTTCTGGTCTTACCATCGGCAGTTTTTTCAGTTCTTGAATAGGGTACATAGAAAGGTTTTGCCTTTAAATTTCCACCTTTTGATGTTAGTCTTTTTCCATTTGCATTGATACATTCAAATCGGGCAATTGCCGAGGGGTCGCCTTCAAAAAAAGACAATATTTTGTTTTGATTGATATAAATAAGTTGGCAACCGCTCACATTTTTGGCCGAAATTGTAACTTCAAAGCGGTTATATTCTTTGACTTTACTTTCATTGGTGATTACATAAAAATAGTCCACGCCATCAATATTTACGGCTTTGTTTTCAAGCACATCAGTAAATTCCTGAGCGTAAGAAGCTTTGAAAATACTTAATAATGAGATGATTGTAATTGAAAAGATTAGTTTTTTCATGGTAATTTTTTTTACCAAAAATAGTGAAATTTATATTATATAGTAATTCTTTTTTTACTAAAATGCTTTTAAGTTTTAAAATAGCTTTTTCATGCCAAAATCTAAATTTTCATATTCGGTTTAAT
The sequence above is a segment of the Cytophagaceae bacterium genome. Coding sequences within it:
- a CDS encoding DUF1611 domain-containing protein, with amino-acid sequence MSRAIVLTNGLLVKNDAKTAHGLIRGTERFEIIGVVDCPETAGKDAGVILDGKHRNIPVFADFQEAIDNLKNIETLVIGVATVGGVLPKDMFQIIRKAIKTKISIVNGLHEYLNEKPELVELADFYGVSLTDVRRPKKREDLSFWTGDIFKVKSKIIAVMGMDCAMGKRTTARMLTQMCKKNTMKAEMVYTGQTGWLQGGKYGFIFDATLNDFVSGELENAIVSAWKETEADFIFLEGQSSLRNPSGPCGFEYLISGNAKFVVLLHSPKRKYFDDDEHWGEIPSVESEIELIEKLGSKVIALALHTEKCSDAEAIDFQKYYEEKLKIPVLLPIQEGVEKLLPVLKALK
- a CDS encoding dipeptide epimerase, which gives rise to MKIKNIKPYLKHLPLTKPYTIAYNTFTDVELVFLEIELENGIIGIGSASPAEEVVGETSAQTLGNLNTEFVPNLIGRDIRHFKQIIFETHQHFPNLPGTQAAIDIALHDTFGKFLGISISDFYGQKIESLPTSVTIGIMNVVETLKEAEKFKNLGFRILKVKTGHNVEEDIERLKKIHEKYGNSFKVRVDANQGYNVNELLKFVRNTEKLGLELIEQPVPVGREKDLMKIDNEIRQILCGDESMKNPKYALMFASEPKPFGIYNIKLMKCGGLIGAFEIANIAQNAGIDLFWGCNDESIVSITAALHAAYCCPNTKYIDLDGSFDLAEDLVNGGFSIDDGYLRINKKPGFGFEKNK
- a CDS encoding 6-bladed beta-propeller, encoding MPGLSFGKNDEIIIGHNSHKYKVKIGWGILDAGKNPVNDCHEMVEDAKGRLIMCTNETKNNILIYDKSGKLLETWGNSYPGAHGLTIFNQGSEQFLLICDNARNQVIKTDLKGREIFKIEYPKETGEYQYPGQFVPTESAVNPVNGDIFVVDGYGKNFVIQYNSKGKYIRHFGGNGDAPGQFKCNHGILFDTRIKNKTTLIITSRQQQCWKQFDLNGNFLSQIDLPGSFICRPVLKGQNLYGAVYRSTSESIADSGYIQILDKNNKVISSPGATEPSYVNGKLQTQSKQDPARVFLHPHDVCVDSDENLYIPQWASKKTYPIKLERI